One Plasmodium cynomolgi strain B DNA, chromosome 12, whole genome shotgun sequence genomic region harbors:
- a CDS encoding RNA helicase-1 (putative) has translation MSTKDEKFTNENDIEGNTEEIVDTFDALGLNEKLLRGIYSYGFEKPSAIQQRGIKPILNGYDTIGQAQSGTGKTATFVISSLQLINYDYVACQALILAPTRELAQQIQKVVLALGDYLKVKCHACVGGTVVREDIDKLKQGVHMVVGTPGRVYDMIDKRHLGVDRLKLFILDEADEMLSRGFKAQIYEVFKKLVPDIQVALFSATMPQEILELTTRFMRDPKTILVKKDELTLEGIRQFYVAVEKEEWKLDTLCDLYETLTITQSIIYCNTRKKVDILTQEMHNRLFTVSCMHGDMDQKDRDLIMREFRSGSTRVLVTTDLLARGIDVQQVSLVINYDLPCSPDTYIHRIGRSGRFGRKGVAINFVTNDDKEKDKLKKIESYYSTQIEEMPLEVADYL, from the exons ATGAGCACTAAGGACGAAAAATTTACCAATGAAAACGACATTGAAGGAAACACAGAAGAAATTGTTGACACATTTGATGCACTTGGtttgaatgaaaaattattaagaGGTATTTATTCGTACGGTTTTGAAAAACCATCAGCCATTCAGCAAAGAGGTATTAAGCCAATATTGAATGGCTACGACACGATTGGTCAGGCTCAATCTGGAACGGGAAAGACTGCCACCTTTGTGATTTCTTCTCTGCAGTTAATTAACTACGACTATGTTGCTTGCCAGGCTTTAATTTTAGCCCCAACCCGTGAGTTGGCTCAGCAAATTCAGAAG GTTGTTTTGGCCCTGGGAGACTACCTCAAGGTTAAGTGCCACGCGTGCGTCGGAGGAACCGTCGTGCGAGAAGACATCGACAAACTGAAGCAAGGTGTGCACATGGTTGTGGGAACCCCAGGTAGAGTGTACGATATGATTGACAAAAGACACTTAGGAGTGGATAGGCTGAAGTTGTTCATTTTGGATGAGGCAGACGAAATGCTCTCCAGGGGATTTAAGGCACAAATATatgaagtttttaaaaagttggtCCCAGATATTCAGGTTGCCTTGTTCTCTGCCACCATGCCACAAGAAATTTTAGAATTGACGACAAGATTTATGAGAGATCCTAAAACTATATTAGTCAAAAAGGATGAGTTAACTTTGGAAGGTATCCGACAGTTTTACGTGGCtgtggaaaaggaagaatggAAATTAGATACCTTATGTGATTTATATGAAACTCTAACCATCACCCAGAGTATCATTTATTGTAACACCCGAAAAAAGGTCGACATTTTAACCCAGGAAATGCACAACCGACTTTTTACCGTATCTTGCATGCATGGTGATATGGACCAAAAGGACAGAGATTTAATTATGAGAGAATTTAGGTCTGGCTCAACCAGAGTTTTGGTCACCACTGATTTGTTAGCTAGAGGTATTGATGTGCAGCAAGTGTCTCTAGTCATTAACTACGACTTGCCCTGCTCACCCGACACGTACATTCACAGAATTGGTCGTTCCGGTCGATTCGGTCGTAAGGGAGTTGCCATCAACTTTGTCACCAACGACGacaaggagaaggacaaGTTGAAGAAAATCGAGTCCTACTACAGCACGCAAATTGAGGAGATGCCATTGGAG GTTGCGGACTATTTGtaa
- a CDS encoding U2 snRNP auxiliary factor (putative), with the protein MWRKAVGSYFGGKGDAKEDEDAAAAEGKPNDEAADANPREEQKEVKEEPNLEEVPKPSTTRRGRPSTKKGTKGKDSKGEKGASENKEAPDQKSKDGSGGSGDSGGTGNVGGSEANQGDANDGSALKEGSGDAGENADETKSVKKKKNKEEEDPQSQQSQQSQELQKESPHEAEGDANEARSKRRSESREKKSEPAEKESSAGNNPSDEKKAREKSREKASSDLQEKMKIIKEKLKSSERSQGASMEELQNKEEGRSREKGRSREDGRSKEEGRSREEGRSREEGRSREEGRSKRKHKDVPSSSDEAHSSKRKRRSGERGMEERGENVSRHRHRSRERERSEEGDRDRDRDREGDRSLERIRSKDLARSRGRHRSRSRHRSRSRHRSRSRGRHRSRSRSRGRHRSRHRSRRGRDRSKRLSNSDSDSSSDERHHRHHHKSRRRRKRSSRNSSDREHSSGSTGNRNGYDRKDRSSSSERRSKEGRKKKKTKWDTVDENLLKNNLLDNSANGLLQQQNLALANGLGANNKVTPLGRNPYEVEGDKKQRKLYIGSIIKDSSLEIKIGDIVLMPILKCEIFNVESRFCFLEFRSLEITWLCLRLDAISFNNYCLRIARPHDFVPPPGGDPALTVVFTDINHEVFEMVKPVKIAPVRSTGDDDNKLYIQNLPHDLRDDQIRDLLQQFGKLKGFNVIKDLNTGLNKGYGFFEYEDSNCTPIAMHALNGFVCGQNILNVKKATFGKSQNSTQNANTTSLATGSVDLPVSLLPNSISQKILSNSIIGLQIQASRKIGEKSSRVVQLTNAVFQEDLLIDSQYEEILKDIKEEAEKYGPLQNIVIPKPNKDLSYTEGVGKIFLHYADETTARKAQYMLNGRLFEKRVVCAAFYSEEKFLAGKYVLS; encoded by the exons ATGTGGAGGAAAGCAGTCGGAAGCTACTTCGGCGGTAAGGGCGACGCCAAGGAAGACGAGGACGCAGCTGCGGCTGAAGGCAAACCAAATGATGAGGCAGCAGATGCAAACCCCAGGGAAGAACAGAAGGAAGTCAAAGAGGAACCGAATTTGGAGGAGGTTCCCAAGCCGAGTACAACTCGAAGGGGAAGGCCTTCCACAAAGAAAGGAACCAAGGGGAAGGATAgcaagggagaaaaaggggcatcGGAAAATAAGGAGGCACCTGatcaaaaaagcaaagatgGTAGCGGTGGCAGCGGTGACAGCGGTGGCACCGGTAATGTTGGCGGAAGTGAAGCAAACCAGGGCGACGCCAACGATGGCAGCGCCCTAAAGGAAGGGAGCGGGGACGCAGGCGAGAACGCGGATGAGACCAAAAgtgtgaaaaagaaaaaaaacaaagaggaggaggacccaCAATCACAGCAATCGCAACAGTCGCAAGAACTGCAAAAGGAATCGCCGCATGAAGCGGAAGGGGACGCTAACGAGGCACGTAGCAAAAGACGCAGCGAAtcgcgcgaaaaaaaaagcgagcCTGCGGAAAAGGAAAGCTCAGCTGGAAACAATCCGTcagacgaaaaaaaggcaagagAGAAAAGTCGCGAAAAGGCAAGCAGCGACCTGCAGgaaaagatgaaaataattaaggaGAAGCTCAAGTCGAGCGAGCGCAGTCAGGGGGCAAGCATGGAAGAGCTCCAGAACAAAGAGGAGGGACGAAGTAGAGAAAAGGGACGAAGCAGGGAAGATGGGCGAAGTAAAGAAGAGGGACGAAGCAGGGAAGAGGGGCGAAGTAGAGAAGAGGGGCGAAGCAGGGAAGAGGGACGCAGCAAAAGAAAGCACAAGGATGTGCCATCAAGCAGCGATGAAGCCCACTCCTCTAAAAGGAAGAGGCGAAGCGGAGAAAGGGGCATGGAAGAGAGAGGCGAAAATGTAAGTAGGCACCGACATAGGAGTAGAGAAAGAGAGAGGAGCGAAGAAGGAGATAGAGACAGAGACAGAGACAGAGAGGGGGACAGAAGCTTAGAAAGAATTCGAAGCAAGGATCTGGCCAGGAGCAGAGGCAGGCACCGAAGCAGAAGTAGACATCGCAGCAGAAGCAGACACAGGAGCCGAAGCAGAGGAAGACACCGCagtagaagcagaagcagaggcAGGCATAGAAGCAGACATAGAAGCAGACGAGGAAGAGATAGGAGCAAAAGGTTAAGTAACAGTGATAGCGACAGCAGCAGTGATGAGAGACATCACCGACACCACCACAAGtccagaagaagaagaaaaagaagttcCAGAAATAGTAGTGATAGAGAACACTCCAGTGGAAGCACAGGAAACAGAAATGGATATGACAGGAAAGACAGATCATCTTCTAGCGAAAGAAGAAGTAAagaaggcagaaaaaaaaaaaagacaaaatgggaCACTGTAGATgaaaatttattgaaaaacaaTTTGCTAGATAACAGTGCCAATGGATTACTGCAACAGCAGAATTTAGCACTAGCTAATGGTTTGGGGGCAAATAACAAAGTGACCCCATTAGGTAGAAACCCTTACGAAGTGGAAGGAgataaaaagcaaagaaaattatacattG GATCAATTATAAAAGATTCTAgtttggaaataaaaataggagaCATTGTATTGATGCCAATATTGAAGTGTGAAATATTCAACGTTGAATCTAGATTTTGTTTTCTAGAATTTAGAAGCCTTGAAATTACATGGCTTTGTCTAAGGCTAGATGCTATTTCGTTTAATAATTATTGCTTACGGATAGCTAGACCACATGATTTCGTTCCTCCCCCAGGAGGGGACCCAGCACTGACTGTCGTATTCACAGATATCAATCACGAAGTATTCGAAATGGTGAAACCGGTAAAAATCGCTCCAGTAAGAAGCACAGGAGATGATGACaacaaattatatatacagaATTTGCCCCACGATTTGAGAGATGATCAGATAAGAGACCTGCTACAGCAGTTTGGGAAACTAAAAGGATTTAACGTTATAAAAGATTTAAATACTGGATTGAATAAAGGCTATGGTTTCTTTGAATATGAAGATAGTAACTGCACACCTATTGCCATGCACGCTTTGAATGGCTTTGTGTGTGGACAGAACATActtaacgtaaaaaaagcTACATTCGGAAAAAGCCAAAATAGTACGCAAAATGCAAACACGACAAGTTTAGCAACTGGCAGTGTCGATTTGCCAGTGTCACTTTTGCCAAATtccatttcgcaaaaaattCTGAGTAATTCCATCATAGGTTTGCAAATTCAGGCGTCCAGAAAAATTGGCGAAAAATCTTCTCGAGTGGTTCAACTCACCAATGCTGTTTTTCAGGAGGATTTACTTATCGATAGTCAGTATGAGGAAATATTAAAGGATATTAAGGAAGAAGCTGAAAAATATGGGCCCCTTCAAAACATTGTAATTCCAAAACCAAATAAGGATTTGTCCTACACGGAAGGCGTTggcaaaatttttcttcattacgCAGATGAAACTACGGCCAGGAAGGCACAGTACATGTTAAATGGGAGACTGTTCGAGAAGAGAGTAGTATGCGCTGCGTTCTACTCGGAGGAGAAGTTCCTGGCGGGGAAATACGTCCTCTCATAG
- a CDS encoding hypothetical protein (putative), producing TKFWNVGKYKKSERVSILYYNDDEYVSENKSNIIVTVFLSPVWSFLRNKARTTIGRLLKWGGFFYIWENVKFFVRFQNGRNKTKTKGVEEAEEQNQATLLKLDRCIFLDPIKDNLSNKHMIQICKNYLTNMLFYVHNWGCTNGSVNYKESKEIAKMKKLFIHKVNNLKAFNTENNLYISDDSLIKKIMIRDSRDTHHHYHRNEMKEASNFCKIRKYEQECVKAYYIPNGNSLRSNNNGEYICMHYKNRHQLILRVIINRLGKFYFFVFFTSFLLQQTYHFRTNNYTYFALSFFVLFVFSALKDIHTIAQRIATERGVNAKTCRRVTPVGLVDIPCTEVKVGDVLYLEENDESPADLILLKCNHDDVYVCSKNLDGKTDLKMKKSILLTSYLPNIYDLFRLKIKVMIEKPHKRLDKMNGLFILTNYHSFVKCMYNDLVSLQNTFFKSDTAKFHHVSEVFNYVIEDTYIEKTYKCVDFLIRRSALPFGEPSVGSAYTSPPLQGGKISPTGGVIPTGGVIPTGGVIPTGKATHPGYVSSNELFKGGSGQQDIHFERYISKFLSQSSLPIVRDENEENYKEQIGAENIIWCGSKIVRGKIYGLVAYAGADKKTSIILSRGKNISDGECKAKWRALQVWLILVLIICLYLWLQEEGPFGRSALIKFVSYFLLLLPYTPYVNNMYVYLMSRISFHIDVLNYTTDKSNKMFLTLLCMLFCNVTMVSRKGVLKKNEKKRTLHSKWDSIYSPCLEENVFINFVKSCGMDIFKKDASKIAVGILTPTIIHNEKGENKTHSLSKNSRARGKEKNVRNNSNEHSSEGRKKKKNYEQVRKKCWHFKNSLQNGGIFKLSNVAEKVDRGEAKCERFRVCNNEWEELPGSSSSRDSGSRGEFSSDCGNSRAARNGRHGHCRPGSGDQKGKKKKVKTYNFEVIEGLSLDCNDQVICTLISYNEKIFNLVKGPGEKIANMLTCERGKKKLRSILRSFFAKGFRVVVFAYREVAQNELDEYKRVSNEDEKNFFFKNVFAKNVYVLAIATLKEDIHKYTRKCLDLFKRAKIKTWILSGEKKDSVIATSTSLHLLNERNYVCHLSRRRLTRLVRNRMGTFNTFESSPLSGIYTNCAFPLGAPSPSGGITLRRGTLPVCSICSEDCGGCDHDDYMIQKNGSSHKLVQPRSDAIHETCASNGWVNTGVDTSEVDNNETVNCFEAELERTLQTCGDTNTDFFHPPVGKVLPKRVTKMISLQKDGALKNALSEMLHLFSCPFRREEKKGKLDGECQGGNIQFDEERPADMQNEEYLGRRKDTQRKLRKVPPSHNRVYIIKGDIIDYYLKHGKKEFIRALTQSRCALFYDCNSIQKGKIAKCVRSAAGGKYGSGILCSVGNHAKDLNLFNESDIAIRVNKHSGTNVSNLYADIEVQSFEDLGCIFFLYGYRISQNVHSFFVASYYRGFTILFLQFFFSYFFASWLSILSNICLLTFFTFLFIITFVMTATSKNDDAWVGYSGGANYHLLRRNAVRMGALQRRLFSLKWLCVAMWVALYQAFVLFMRGYCAHYGWGGLPGCANPLDRRPTLRDHRYLLGMHNEMYVFPPLFITHLLHSLLFLPAGKRNSYFLPLVALFILFLIAYKMVLSTLHHSHLAYFFKFDFAFCLYTAVTVGIVNAPLVIYYVFLKCTEGGAKAA from the exons ACAAAATTCTGGAATGtaggaaaatacaaaaagagTGAGAGAGTGTCTATACTATATTATAATGACGATGAATACGTAagcgaaaataaaagtaacaTCATCGTGACGGTGTTTCTTTCCCCTGTGTGGTCATTTCTCCGGAACAAGGCTAGGACAACCATAGGGAGGTTGTTAAAATGGGGTGgatttttctacatatgGGAAAATGTAAAGTTCTTCGTGCGgtttcaaaatggaaggaataagacaaaaacaaaaggtgTGGAAGAGGCAGAGGAACAAAATCAAGCCACTCTACTTAAGTTAGACCGATGCATTTTCCTTGATCCGATAAAGGATAACCTATCCAACAAACACATGAtacaaatatgcaaaaattatttaacgaACATGTTATTTTATGTGCACAATTGGGGCTGCACTAATGGGAGCGTAAATTATAAGGAGAGTAAAGaaatagcaaaaatgaaaaagctgTTTATTCACAAGGTTAACAATTTAAAGGCTTTCAATACAGAAAATAATCTCTACATCAGTGATGattctttaataaaaaaaattatgattcgAGACAGCAGGGACACACACCATCATTATCACAGAAACGAAATGAAGGAGGCCagtaatttttgcaaaataaggAAGTACGAGCAAGAGTGTGTGAAGGCGTACTACATCCCAAATGGGAACTCTTTAAGGAGTAACAACAACGGAGAGTATATTTGTATGCACTACAAGAACAGACATCAGTTAATACTTCGTGTGATTATTAATCGTCttggaaaattttactttttcgttttttttacatcctttTTGCTACAACAGACATATCATTTTAGGACAAATAATTATACGTACTTTGCTCTTAGTTTTTTCGTCCTCTTCGTCTTTTCTGCATTGAAAGATATTCACACGATAGCTCAGAGGATTGCCACTGAGCGGGGGGTTAACGCTAAGACGTGCAGGCGGGTCACTCCTGTTGGCTTGGTTGATATTCCTTGCACTGAGGTCAAG GTGGGTGACGTACTCTACCTAGAAGAAAACGACGAAAGCCCCGCAGACCTGATTCTCCTAAAGTGCAACCACGATGACGTGTACGTGTGTTCAAAAAATCTGGACGGAAAGACGGACcttaaaatgaagaagagcATTTTGCTTACGTCTTACTTACCAAATATATATGACCTGTTcaggttaaaaataaaagtgatgATTGAAAAACCGCATAAACGGTTGGACAAAATGAACGGCTTGTTTATTCTTACTAATTATCATTCCTTTGTTAAGTGTATGTACAACGATTTGGTATCTTTGcaaaacacatttttcaaaagtGACACTGCCAAGTTTCATCATGTGAGCgaagtttttaattatgtcaTTGAAGACACCTATATTGAGAAGACGTACAAATGTGTGGATTTTCTCATACGGAGGTCTGCACTCCCTTTTGGGGAACCATCTGTGGGGAGCGCCTATACAAGTCCGCCACTCCAGGGGGGTAAAATTTCCCCCACCGGAGGGGTAATCCCCACTGGAGGAGTAATCCCAACTGGAGGGGTAATCCCAACTGGAAAGGCTACCCATCCTGGCTACGTCTCCAGTAACGAATTGTTCAAGGGAGGAAGCGGACAACAGGATATCCATTTCGAAAGATACATCAGTAAGTTCCTGTCTCAAAGTTCATTACCTATCGTACgtgatgaaaatgaagaaaactaCAAAGAGCAAATTGGAGCAGAAAATATCATCTGGTGTGGTAGCAAGATAGtgagggggaaaatataTGGCCTCGTCGCTTACGCAGGGgcagataaaaaaacaagcatTATACTgagtaggggaaaaaatatatcagaTGGGGAGTGTAAAGCCAAATGGAGAGCATTGCAGGTGTGGCTAATCCTGGTATTAATCATATGTCTGTACTTATGGTTACAAGAAGAAGGTCCATTTGGAAGAAGCGCCTTGATAAAATTTGTCAGTTACTTCCTGCTGCTACTCCCATACACGCCCTACGTCAATAACATGTACGTCTACTTAATGAGCAGAATTTCGTTTCATAT TGATGTCTTAAATTACACCACGGACAAATCgaacaaaatgtttttaacCCTTCTGTGCATGCTATTTTGCAATGTAACAATGGTTAGCAGAAAAGGggtactaaaaaaaaatgaaaaaaaacgcacactACATTCAAAGTGGGATTCCATTTACTCCCCATGCCTGGAGGAAAACGTTTTCATAAACTTCGTGAAGTCTTGCGGAAtggacatttttaaaaaagatgcTTCCAAAATTGCCGTTGGAATTTTAACTCCCACGATTATACACaacgaaaaaggggaaaacaaaacacaCAGTTTGAGTAAAAATAGCAGGGCCAgagggaaggagaaaaatgtgcGCAATAACTCGAATGAACACTCTTcggaggggaggaaaaaaaaaaaaaattatgaacaggtcaggaaaaaatgttggcattttaaaaactcaCTACAGAATGGcggcatttttaaattgtccAACGTGGCGGAAAAGGTAGACAGGGGCGAGGCGAAATGTGAGCGATTCCGTGTGTGTAATAACGAGTGGGAGGAACTCCCAggcagtagcagtagtaggGATAGCGGCAGCAGAGGCGAGTTCAGCAGCGACTGTGGGAATAGCCGCGCAGCGAGAAATGGCCGACACGGTCACTGCCGCCCAGGCAGTGGGgaccaaaagggaaaaaagaaaaaggtgaagacaTACAACTTTGAAGTCATAGAAGGACTGTCCCTAGACTGTAATGACCAAGTCATATGCACCCTCATCTcgtataatgaaaaaatattcaatcTGGTTAAGGGGCCtggtgaaaaaattgctaacaTGTTGACTtgtgaaaggggaaaaaagaaactgaGGTCGATTTTAAGgtccttttttgccaaagGCTTTCGCGTAGTTGTTTTTGCCTACAGGGAAGTTGCTCAGAACGAATTAGATGAATACAAAAGGGTTAGCAACGAAGatgaaaagaattttttttttaaaaatgtgttcgctaaaaatgtatatgtgctAGCCATTGCGACGCTGAAGGAAGATATCCACAAATATACAAGAAAGTGTCTAGATTTGTTCAAAAgagcgaaaataaaaacgtggATTCTGTctggggagaagaaggacagTGTTATAGCTACCTCCACATCTTTACATCTGCTTAACGAAAGGAATTACGTTTGTCACCTGAGTAGGAGAAGACTCACACGGTTGGTACGGAACAGAATGGGGACATTCAATACGTTCGAGAGTAGTCCCCTATCAGGTATCTACACCAACTGTGCTTTCCCCTTGGGGGCACCATCTCCCAGTGGGGGGATAACTCTCCGAAGGGGGACGTTACCCGTGTGCAGCATCTGCAGTGAAGACTGTGGCGGATGCGATCACGACGACTATATGATTCAAAAGAATGGAAGTTCACACAAATTGGTTCAACCCAGATCTGATGCGATCCACGAAACATGCGCTTCCAACGGATGGGTTAACACGGGTGTCGATACTAGCGAGGTGGATAACAACGAAACCGTAAATTGCTTTGAAGCCGAATTGGAGCGTACCCTACAGACCTGTGGGGACACAAACACtgattttttccatcccccAGTTGGGAAAGTCCTACCCAAAAGGGTGACTAAAATGATTTCACTACAAAAGGATggtgctttaaaaaatgcactgAGCGAAATGCTGCACCTGTTTAGCTGCCCCTTTAGgagggaagagaaaaaagggaagcttGACGGGGAATGCCAAGGGGGGAACATCCAGTTCGATGAGGAAAGGCCAGCTGACATGCAAAACGAAGAATACCTCGGTCGAAGGAAAGATACACAAAGGAAACTCCGTAAGGTTCCCCCCTCGCACAACCGTGTGTACATCATCAAGGGTGACATAATTGACTACTACTTAAAACACGGGAAGAAGGAATTCATAAGGGCACTAACCCAATCTCGGTGTGCCCTCTTCTACGACTGCAATTCtatccaaaaggggaagatagCCAAATGTGTGCGCAGTGCAGCAGGTGGAAAATATGGAAGCGGCATTTTATGCTCAGTAGGAAACCATGCAAAGGACTTAAACCTGTTTAATGAGTCAGATATAGCTATCCGGGTGAATAAGCATAGCGGCACTAATGTGAGCAACCTCTACGCAGATATCGAGGTGCAATCATTTGAAGACCTTgggtgtatattttttttatatggtTACAGAATTAGTCAGAATGTTCATTCCTTCTTTGTGGCTAGCTATTACAGGGGATTTACAATCCtatttctacaattttttttttcttacttttTCGCTAGTTGGTTATCTATCTTGTCCAACATTTGCCTGCTCacctttttcacctttttgttcatcatCACATTTGTGATGACTGCCACTTCGAAGAATGATGATGCGTGGGTAGGGTACTCTGGTGGGGCTAACTACCATCTGTTGCGGAGAAATGCAGTGCGTATGGGGGCTTTACAACGAAGGTTGTTTTCCCTAAAATGGCTTTGTGTTGCGATGTGGGTGGCACTGTACCAAGCCTTTGTCCTGTTCATGCGGGGTTATTGCGCGCACTACGGGTGGGGAGGTCTCCCCGGTTGTGCTAATCCCCTAGACCGCCGCCCCACCCTACGAGATCACCGCTACCTCCTCGGCATGCATAACGAAATGTACGTGTTTCCTCCCTTATTCATCACACACCTGTTGCACagtctccttttccttcctgCCGGAAAACGAAATTCttatttcctcccccttgtagccctattcattttatttttaatcgCCTACAAAATGGTATTAAGCACACTACATCACTCTCActtggcatattttttcaaatttgattTCGCCTTTTGTTTATACACTGCTGTCACTGTTGGTATTGTTAATGCGCCGCttgttatatattatgtgtttttaaaatgcacaGAGGGAGGGGCGAAGGCGGC